The following coding sequences are from one Paenibacillus sp. FSL R5-0912 window:
- a CDS encoding TerD family protein codes for MAGINLVKGQKIDLTKGNAGLSNVIVGLGWDPAEPARGFFGVKKQANVDCDASALLLNENGKLTNKLNLVCFHNKQNTNNSVVHSGDNLTGEGDGDDEQIMVNLKSIPADVHKVLVVVNIYDAVNRKQDFGMIKSAYIRIINAAGNGELIKFNLTDNYTGFTALICGELYRHGEEWKFAAIGEGAHAAHINQLAERYI; via the coding sequence TTGGCTGGAATCAATCTGGTAAAAGGTCAGAAGATCGATTTAACTAAAGGGAATGCCGGACTGTCTAACGTTATCGTAGGATTGGGCTGGGACCCTGCCGAACCGGCAAGAGGCTTCTTTGGTGTCAAGAAACAGGCGAATGTGGACTGCGATGCTTCCGCTCTGCTGCTGAATGAGAATGGCAAGCTGACCAATAAGCTGAACCTCGTCTGCTTTCACAACAAACAGAATACGAACAACTCTGTAGTTCACTCGGGAGATAACCTGACGGGTGAAGGAGACGGGGACGACGAGCAGATCATGGTGAATCTGAAGTCGATTCCTGCCGATGTCCATAAGGTTCTGGTTGTGGTCAACATCTACGATGCGGTGAACCGCAAACAGGATTTCGGGATGATCAAATCGGCGTATATCCGGATTATCAACGCGGCCGGGAACGGTGAACTGATCAAGTTTAATCTGACGGACAATTACACAGGCTTCACGGCACTGATCTGCGGCGAGCTATACCGCCATGGCGAAGAGTGGAAATTCGCAGCCATCGGTGAAGGCGCGCACGCAGCACATATTAATCAACTGGCTGAACGTTATATCTAA
- a CDS encoding tellurite resistance TerB family protein → MSTFKNWLNTTKSGLTEQVKKFKNKDFMNAVVAGCALVAAADGKIEESEKNKMAGYMNLSNELKVFDMRDVINQFNFYVSNFEFSPEIGKQEALKSIAKFSGKPEIGRVIVGVCSAIGAADGDFDEHEKAVVRNICSVLGLSPSEFSL, encoded by the coding sequence ATGAGCACATTTAAAAATTGGCTGAATACGACAAAAAGCGGACTGACAGAACAGGTTAAGAAGTTTAAAAATAAAGACTTTATGAACGCGGTAGTGGCAGGCTGCGCACTGGTTGCTGCGGCTGACGGCAAGATTGAGGAATCCGAGAAGAACAAAATGGCCGGATATATGAACCTCAGCAATGAACTGAAGGTATTTGACATGAGAGATGTCATCAACCAGTTCAATTTCTATGTGAGCAACTTCGAGTTCTCGCCGGAAATCGGCAAGCAGGAAGCGCTCAAGTCGATCGCGAAATTCAGCGGCAAACCGGAGATTGGACGTGTTATTGTGGGTGTATGCTCCGCAATCGGTGCGGCTGACGGCGACTTCGATGAGCATGAGAAAGCGGTTGTCCGGAATATCTGCAGTGTGCTCGGACTGAGCCCAAGCGAATTCAGCCTGTAA